A genomic region of Thunnus maccoyii chromosome 13, fThuMac1.1, whole genome shotgun sequence contains the following coding sequences:
- the LOC121910843 gene encoding collagenase 3-like, with amino-acid sequence MKTINLSILLSLAVAVHCVPISQVTVQDEQFAESYLKKFFNLTEETGPTIRRGISPAVKKLTEMRRFFGLQITGTLDADTMAMMKKARCGVPDVDSARFSTFGNKWQKNGLTYRIENYTPDMSVAEVDDSIEKALQVWAKVTPLRFTRIYSGIADIMISFGRRSHGDFYPFDGPDGTLAHAFAPAPGIGGDAHFDDDETFTFRSNSGYVLFMVAAHEFGHSLGLSHSTDPGALMYPNYSYGNPDTFVLPRDDVNGIQSLYGPNPDKDPVQPEPQPPTTPDACDSTMVLDAVATLRGEMYFFKDSFFWRSYPQSDTPQQSLITTFWPNAPVNIDAAYESKQSDDVLLFKNRKVWAFSGYDLVPGYPKTISSFGLPITVEKIDAAMYDVDSRKTLFFVGRDYYSYDETKQTMDEGFPKRVDETFSGMTSKVTAALQYRGFTYLYSGPQMFEYSMASGRLFRVLENSYFLRCTNF; translated from the exons ATGAAGACAATCAATCTCAGCATTCTACTAAGCCTGGCGGTCGCAGTTCACTGCGTGCCAATATCACAGGTTACTGTTCAAGATGAGCAATTTGCAGAG AGCTACCTGAAGAAATTCTTCAACCTAACTGAGGAGACCGGTCCAACTATCAGACGGGGGATCAGCCCAGCGGTCAAGAAGCTGACTGAGATGCGGCGATTCTTTGGTCTCCAGATCACCGGGACGCTGGATGCTGACACCATGGCGATGATGAAAAAGGCCCGCTGTGGCGTTCCGGATGTGGACTCTGCTCGTTTCTCCACCTTTGGAAATAAGTGGCAGAAAAACGGTCTTACGTACAG GATTGAGAACTACACACCTGACATGTCTGTGGCAGAGGTAGATGACTCCATAGAGAAAGCACTGCAGGTTTGGGCCAAAGTCACTCCTCTAAGATTCACAAGAATCTACAGCGGCATAGCTGACATCATGATCTCCTTTGGCCGCCGAT CACATGGTGATTTTTACCCCTTTGATGGCCCTGATGGCACTCTTGCCCATGCCTTCGCCCCAGCCCCTGGCATTGGAGGAGATGCTCATTTTGACGATGATGAGACCTTCACCTTCCGCTCAAACTCTG GATATGTCCTGTTCATGGTAGCTGCCCATGAGTTTGGCCACTCCCTGGGCTTGTCTCACTCTACAGATCCTGGTGCTCTCATGTATCCCAACTACTCATACGGAAACCCTGACACCTTTGTTCTCCCCCGGGATGATGTCAATGGCATCCAGTCTCTCTATG GTCCAAACCCTGATAAGGATCCAGTCCAGCCTGAACCTCAGCCTCCCACCACCCCTGATGCCTGTGATTCTACCATGGTATTGGACGCTGTGGCCACCCTGCGAGGAGAGATGTACTTCTTCAAAGACAG CTTCTTCTGGCGTAGCTACCCTCAGAGCGATACACCTCAGCAAAGTCTCATCACAACCTTCTGGCCTAATGCCCCTGTCAACATCGACGCTGCTTATGAGAGCAAACAATCAGATGATGTCCTACTCTTTAAAA ATCGTAAAGTGTGGGCTTTCAGTGGCTATGACCTTGTACCTGGCTATCCTAAAACAATTTCCAGTTTTGGTCTGCCCATAACTGTGGAGAAAATCGATGCTGCTATGTATGACGTGGATTCTCGCAAGACTCTGTTCTTTGTGGGCAGAGATTACTACAG ttatGATGAGACCAAACAGACTATGGACGAGGGATTCCCCAAACGTGTTGATGAGACCTTCTCTGGCATGACCAGCAAGGTGACAGCAGCTCTCCAGTACAGAG GTTTCACTTATCTCTACAGTGGACCCCAAATGTTTGAGTACAGCATGGCGAGTGGCAGGTTGTTCCGTGTGCTGGAAAACAGCTACTTCTTGCGTTGCACTAACTTCTAG